From a region of the Streptococcus ruminantium genome:
- the mnmA gene encoding tRNA 2-thiouridine(34) synthase MnmA, which produces MSDNSNIRVVVGMSGGVDSSVTALLLKEQGYDVIGIFMKNWDDTDENGFCTATEDYKDVAAVADQIGIPYYSVNFEKEYWDRVFEYFLAEYRAGRTPNPDVMCNKEIKFKAFLDYAMTLGADYVATGHYAQVVRDEEGVVHMLRGADNGKDQTYFLSQLSQEQLQKTMFPLGHLQKSEVREIAERAGLATAKKKDSTGICFIGEKNFKEFLSQYLPARSGRMMTVDGRDMGEHAGLMYYTIGQRGGLGIGGQVGGGNEPWFVVGKDLSQNILYVGQGFYHESLMSTSLTASHIHFTHEMPEEFTLECTAKFRYRQPDSKVTVKVKGDKAEVIFAEPQRAITPGQAVVFYDGQECLGGGMIDMAYKDGEACQYI; this is translated from the coding sequence ATGAGTGATAACTCAAATATTCGTGTCGTCGTTGGTATGAGTGGTGGTGTTGATTCGTCTGTTACGGCTCTTTTACTCAAGGAGCAAGGTTACGATGTTATCGGCATTTTCATGAAAAATTGGGATGATACGGATGAAAATGGCTTCTGTACAGCAACAGAAGATTATAAAGATGTGGCTGCGGTGGCAGACCAAATCGGTATTCCCTACTACTCTGTCAACTTTGAAAAAGAGTATTGGGATCGTGTATTTGAATACTTCTTAGCAGAGTATCGGGCGGGTCGCACCCCTAACCCAGATGTTATGTGTAACAAGGAAATTAAGTTCAAGGCTTTCTTGGATTACGCTATGACTTTAGGTGCAGATTATGTAGCGACAGGGCATTATGCTCAGGTAGTTCGTGATGAAGAAGGAGTTGTTCATATGCTACGTGGCGCAGACAATGGTAAGGACCAAACATACTTCCTCAGTCAACTGTCACAGGAACAACTGCAAAAGACCATGTTTCCGCTCGGCCATTTACAAAAATCAGAGGTAAGGGAGATAGCAGAGCGGGCAGGTTTGGCGACAGCTAAGAAGAAAGACTCAACAGGCATTTGCTTTATTGGTGAAAAGAACTTTAAAGAATTTCTCAGCCAGTATCTACCAGCTCGATCAGGTCGAATGATGACCGTTGATGGACGTGATATGGGGGAGCATGCAGGTCTTATGTACTATACTATTGGGCAACGTGGTGGGCTTGGTATCGGTGGCCAAGTCGGTGGAGGCAATGAACCTTGGTTTGTTGTTGGAAAAGACCTATCTCAAAACATTCTCTATGTTGGCCAAGGATTCTATCATGAATCTCTTATGTCAACTAGCTTGACAGCAAGTCATATTCACTTTACACATGAGATGCCTGAAGAGTTTACTTTGGAGTGTACTGCCAAGTTCCGTTACCGTCAACCAGATAGTAAAGTTACTGTCAAGGTAAAAGGTGACAAGGCAGAAGTCATCTTTGCAGAGCCACAGCGGGCCATCACACCAGGACAAGCCGTTGTTTTCTATGACGGACAGGAATGCCTCGGTGGCGGCATGATTGACATGGCCTATAAAGACGGAGAGGCTTGTCAGTATATTTAA
- a CDS encoding NUDIX hydrolase — protein sequence MDFRTKVDNQIFGVRATALLIKDGKIFLTKDSKGRYYTIGGAVEVNEVAADAVVREVKEELGVDSCVNRLAFVVENQFTHEGIDFHNIEFHFIVEPIGEIPEKMIEGQLKQTCEWIDLDNLVNLDVVPAFLTKELPNWNGQMKHITNVKEKIEHDLHIC from the coding sequence ATGGATTTCAGAACCAAAGTTGACAACCAGATTTTCGGTGTTCGTGCCACTGCATTGCTTATAAAAGACGGGAAAATATTTCTCACTAAAGACTCTAAGGGGCGTTATTATACCATTGGCGGTGCGGTTGAGGTCAATGAGGTAGCAGCAGATGCGGTTGTTCGAGAAGTCAAAGAAGAATTAGGAGTTGACAGCTGTGTCAATCGACTGGCTTTTGTTGTCGAAAATCAATTTACACATGAAGGCATAGACTTTCACAACATCGAGTTTCATTTTATCGTGGAGCCTATTGGAGAAATCCCTGAGAAGATGATTGAAGGCCAATTAAAACAAACGTGTGAATGGATTGACCTTGACAATCTTGTAAACTTAGATGTGGTACCAGCCTTTCTGACAAAGGAATTGCCAAATTGGAATGGACAAATGAAACACATCACGAACGTGAAGGAGAAAATAGAACATGACTTACACATTTGCTGA
- the sdaAA gene encoding L-serine ammonia-lyase, iron-sulfur-dependent, subunit alpha has translation MFHTIEELVAQTKQYSGNVAELMIATEIELTGRSREEILTIMSRNLTVMKSSIVDGLTESKSVSGLTGGDAAKLDRYIATGKTLADQTILSAARNAMAVNELNAKMGLVCATPTAGSAGCLPAVLGVAIEKLDLTEKEQLDFLFTAGAFGLVIANNASISGAEGGCQAEVGSAAAMSAAALTLAAGGTPYQASQAICFVIKNMLGLICDPVAGLVEVPCVKRNAMGASYALVAADMALAGIESKIPVDEVISAMYQVGAALPTAFRETAEGGLATTPTGRRLAQEIFGES, from the coding sequence GTGTTCCACACTATAGAAGAATTAGTTGCACAAACCAAACAATATTCTGGCAACGTTGCCGAACTTATGATTGCAACAGAGATTGAGTTGACAGGTCGAAGTCGTGAGGAAATCTTGACAATTATGTCAAGAAACTTGACAGTTATGAAGTCCTCTATCGTTGATGGCCTAACAGAAAGTAAATCAGTTTCAGGATTAACAGGCGGTGACGCAGCCAAGTTAGATCGATACATTGCCACTGGAAAAACACTGGCCGATCAAACAATCCTATCTGCAGCTCGCAATGCTATGGCTGTCAACGAGCTAAATGCCAAAATGGGCTTAGTTTGTGCTACTCCAACAGCAGGATCTGCAGGCTGCTTGCCTGCTGTCTTAGGAGTCGCCATAGAGAAATTAGACCTGACCGAAAAGGAACAGCTTGATTTTCTATTTACAGCAGGTGCTTTTGGCCTCGTTATCGCCAATAACGCTTCTATTTCTGGAGCAGAGGGAGGCTGTCAAGCTGAGGTTGGTTCTGCTGCTGCCATGTCTGCTGCTGCTCTAACCTTAGCAGCAGGGGGAACTCCATATCAAGCTAGTCAAGCCATCTGCTTCGTCATAAAAAATATGCTCGGCCTTATCTGTGATCCTGTTGCAGGTCTGGTAGAGGTTCCCTGTGTAAAACGCAATGCCATGGGAGCAAGCTATGCCCTAGTTGCAGCCGACATGGCACTTGCTGGCATCGAGTCTAAAATTCCAGTTGATGAGGTTATCAGTGCTATGTATCAAGTGGGAGCTGCCTTGCCAACCGCTTTCCGCGAAACTGCTGAAGGAGGTCTAGCTACTACTCCAACAGGACGCCGTCTGGCTCAAGAAATCTTTGGAGAAAGTTGA
- the sdaAB gene encoding L-serine ammonia-lyase, iron-sulfur-dependent subunit beta: MTNLKFQSVFDIIGPVMIGPSSSHTAGAVRIGKIVSSIFGDEPTEVEFQLYNSFAKTYRGHGTDVALVAGILGMDTDDPRIPDSLEIAQERGIKVYWRVNKDSNTPHPNTTRIIIKNEKKSISATGVSIGGGNIQVTELNGFSVNLNMNTPTIIIVHQDVPGMIAKVTDILSKYDINIAQMNVTREKAGEKAIMIIEVDARQCENSILEIEKIPHLHNVTFFN; the protein is encoded by the coding sequence ATGACAAATTTAAAATTTCAATCCGTCTTTGATATTATCGGCCCTGTTATGATCGGTCCCTCTTCCAGTCATACTGCTGGAGCCGTCCGCATCGGGAAAATTGTATCATCTATCTTTGGTGATGAACCAACAGAAGTCGAATTTCAACTTTATAATTCCTTTGCCAAAACCTACCGAGGACATGGCACAGATGTAGCCCTAGTAGCAGGTATTTTGGGTATGGATACAGATGATCCACGCATCCCTGACTCATTAGAGATTGCTCAGGAGCGCGGTATTAAAGTTTACTGGCGTGTCAATAAAGATAGTAATACACCTCATCCAAACACCACTCGTATTATCATTAAAAACGAAAAAAAATCAATCTCTGCAACAGGTGTTTCCATAGGCGGAGGAAACATTCAAGTAACTGAATTAAATGGTTTTTCTGTCAACCTAAATATGAATACTCCAACTATCATCATTGTTCATCAGGATGTACCAGGTATGATTGCAAAAGTAACGGATATACTGTCCAAATATGACATCAATATCGCTCAAATGAATGTAACCCGTGAAAAGGCTGGTGAAAAAGCTATTATGATTATTGAAGTTGACGCCCGTCAGTGTGAAAATTCTATCCTCGAAATTGAGAAAATTCCACACTTACACAATGTCACCTTCTTCAACTAG
- the dnaB gene encoding replicative DNA helicase, whose amino-acid sequence MAELEELRVQPQDILAEQSVLGAIFLDEGKLVFVREYIEAEDFFKHAHKLIFKAMIALSDKNEAIDATTMRNYLVNHGNLENIGGLSYLAEIISSVPTAANAEFYAKIVAEKSNLRKLIAHLTDAVNQAYEGADGSDDIIANAEKALIDVSEGTSRSGFKRIDDVLNVNFDSLETRAKQTSEITGIATGYPALDAMTTGLHEEELIILAARPAVGKTAFALNIAQNIGTKLGLTVAIFSLEMGAESLVDRMLASEGVINSRSIRTGHLTQEEWNKYMVAQANLARASIYIDDTPGIKITEIRSRSRKLAQETGNLGLILIDYLQLITGTGRENRQQEVSEISRQLKILAKELKVPVIALSQLSRGVEQRQDKRPVLSDIRESGSIEQDADIVAFLYRDDYYERGEQENGGIPNNTVEVIIEKNRSGARGTVELMFQKEYNKFASISKREDG is encoded by the coding sequence TTGGCAGAGTTAGAAGAGTTACGGGTTCAACCTCAGGATATTTTAGCTGAACAGTCGGTTCTAGGTGCAATTTTCTTAGATGAAGGTAAATTGGTCTTTGTCCGTGAATACATTGAGGCTGAAGACTTTTTCAAGCATGCTCATAAGCTTATTTTTAAAGCTATGATTGCACTTTCTGATAAGAATGAGGCGATTGATGCAACCACCATGCGCAATTATTTAGTGAATCATGGTAACTTGGAAAATATTGGTGGCTTAAGTTATTTGGCAGAGATTATTAGCTCTGTGCCAACTGCGGCCAATGCAGAATTTTATGCCAAGATTGTTGCGGAAAAATCAAACCTTCGTAAGTTGATTGCTCATTTGACAGATGCGGTGAACCAGGCTTATGAAGGAGCAGATGGTTCGGATGATATTATTGCTAATGCAGAAAAGGCCTTAATTGATGTCAGTGAGGGTACTAGTCGCAGCGGTTTCAAGCGGATTGATGACGTTTTGAACGTGAATTTTGATAGCCTTGAAACTCGTGCTAAGCAGACTTCTGAGATCACAGGTATTGCAACAGGTTATCCGGCTTTAGATGCTATGACAACAGGGCTTCATGAGGAAGAGTTGATCATTCTAGCAGCTCGTCCTGCAGTTGGTAAGACAGCTTTTGCCCTCAATATTGCTCAGAATATTGGGACAAAATTAGGGTTGACTGTGGCTATCTTTTCTTTGGAGATGGGTGCGGAAAGTTTGGTTGATCGTATGTTGGCATCGGAGGGAGTTATCAATTCGCGGTCCATTCGTACGGGACACTTGACTCAGGAAGAATGGAATAAGTATATGGTGGCTCAGGCAAATTTAGCTAGAGCTAGTATTTATATTGATGATACACCGGGGATTAAAATTACAGAAATTCGGTCTCGTTCTAGAAAATTAGCACAGGAGACTGGGAATCTTGGCTTAATTTTGATTGACTACCTTCAGCTGATTACTGGGACAGGTCGTGAAAATCGTCAACAAGAGGTTTCAGAGATTTCCCGTCAGTTAAAAATTCTGGCTAAGGAATTGAAAGTGCCTGTTATCGCTCTTAGTCAGCTTTCTCGTGGCGTTGAGCAACGTCAGGATAAACGTCCTGTCTTATCGGATATTCGTGAGTCGGGATCTATCGAGCAGGATGCAGACATTGTTGCATTTCTTTATCGTGATGACTATTATGAACGTGGAGAGCAGGAAAACGGAGGTATTCCGAATAATACGGTTGAAGTCATTATTGAAAAAAACCGTTCGGGTGCACGTGGTACCGTGGAACTCATGTTCCAAAAAGAGTACAATAAATTTGCAAGTATTTCCAAGAGAGAGGATGGATAG
- the apf gene encoding aggregation-promoting factor: MNNTFRQNLKVIIAGLIAGLSLLVASVVNAETYTVQSGDTLSEIAETYNTTVKKLVSQNKISNPDLIYIGQIIELGDVTVKVGDKSAKKTRTVATTYPTTKAATTTANSYTSNLSLSDAAAKEWIAQKESGGSYDARNGIYIGRYQLTNTYLNGDYSPENQERVADAYVASRYGSWSAAYQFWLANGWY, translated from the coding sequence ATGAATAATACATTTAGGCAAAATTTGAAAGTAATTATTGCTGGGTTGATAGCAGGTCTATCCCTTTTGGTTGCTAGTGTGGTAAATGCAGAAACTTATACAGTGCAATCTGGCGATACTCTGTCAGAAATTGCTGAAACATATAATACGACTGTTAAAAAACTAGTTAGCCAAAATAAGATTAGTAATCCGGATCTTATCTATATCGGTCAAATCATTGAGCTAGGTGATGTAACTGTGAAAGTGGGGGACAAATCTGCTAAAAAAACTAGAACAGTAGCGACTACTTACCCAACTACTAAAGCAGCTACAACAACAGCTAACTCATATACTTCAAATTTGAGTCTCAGTGATGCAGCCGCTAAAGAATGGATTGCTCAAAAAGAATCTGGTGGTAGCTACGATGCCCGAAATGGTATCTATATTGGTCGTTATCAGTTAACAAATACTTATTTGAATGGAGATTACTCACCTGAGAACCAAGAACGTGTAGCGGATGCTTATGTTGCGAGTCGCTATGGTTCGTGGTCTGCTGCCTACCAGTTTTGGTTGGCAAATGGCTGGTATTGA
- a CDS encoding winged helix-turn-helix transcriptional regulator, which yields MKKVSEYGICPFATTQKVLTGKWGLVIIYQLSTGTKRFNELQRLIPGITQTMLTRHLRQLEEDRIISRTIYAEVPPRVEYSLTEMGEKFRSVLDAVEAWGLEYIETLA from the coding sequence TTGAAAAAAGTTAGTGAATATGGTATTTGCCCTTTTGCAACAACACAAAAAGTCTTGACTGGTAAGTGGGGATTGGTGATTATCTACCAACTCAGTACAGGAACGAAACGTTTCAATGAACTACAGCGACTGATTCCAGGGATTACCCAAACCATGTTAACAAGGCACCTTAGACAATTGGAGGAGGATCGCATTATTAGTCGCACGATCTATGCAGAAGTCCCCCCTCGTGTAGAGTATAGCTTGACTGAAATGGGCGAAAAATTTCGTTCGGTGCTGGATGCTGTTGAGGCTTGGGGCTTAGAATATATTGAAACGTTAGCGTAA
- the rplI gene encoding 50S ribosomal protein L9 translates to MKVIFLADVKGQGKKGEIKEVPTGYAQNFLIKKNLAKEATNQAISALRGQEKSKEKAHAEMMAEAESIKARLAEEATLVKFIEKVGPDGRTFGSITSKKIAEELEKQFGIKVDKRHIQLDHPIRALGLIDVPVKIYQDVIGIIHLSIKEA, encoded by the coding sequence ATGAAAGTAATCTTTTTAGCAGATGTAAAAGGTCAAGGAAAGAAGGGAGAAATCAAGGAAGTTCCCACTGGTTACGCCCAAAATTTCTTGATTAAGAAAAATTTGGCGAAAGAGGCGACCAATCAGGCAATTAGTGCTCTTCGTGGTCAAGAAAAATCCAAGGAAAAGGCGCATGCGGAGATGATGGCTGAAGCAGAAAGTATTAAGGCTAGACTAGCTGAAGAAGCGACTTTAGTAAAATTTATCGAAAAAGTTGGACCAGATGGTCGTACCTTTGGCTCTATCACCAGTAAGAAGATTGCCGAGGAGTTAGAAAAACAATTTGGTATCAAAGTAGATAAGCGACATATTCAACTGGATCATCCGATTCGTGCGCTTGGTTTAATTGATGTACCAGTTAAGATTTACCAAGATGTAATTGGCATTATTCATTTAAGTATTAAAGAGGCTTAA
- a CDS encoding nuclear transport factor 2 family protein, with translation MSTNLEIFNAYNNALIAGDFAALFETMADDIIWHQPGNHSTSGAKIGKEVLGAHLATFAEKTNGTFKVVTNWVSDNDTLVAANVTFLGTRTDGEELNMNGIDLFRMEDGKIKEVWLFSADQKAEDAFWG, from the coding sequence ATGTCAACAAACTTGGAAATTTTTAATGCCTATAACAATGCTCTCATTGCTGGTGATTTTGCAGCTCTTTTTGAAACTATGGCTGACGACATTATCTGGCATCAACCCGGAAATCATTCAACATCTGGTGCTAAAATTGGTAAGGAAGTACTCGGAGCACATCTAGCAACTTTCGCCGAAAAAACAAATGGAACTTTCAAAGTAGTGACAAACTGGGTGTCAGATAATGATACTCTTGTTGCCGCTAACGTAACATTCCTCGGTACTCGAACAGATGGTGAAGAACTAAACATGAATGGTATCGATCTTTTCCGTATGGAAGATGGCAAAATCAAGGAAGTTTGGCTCTTCTCAGCCGACCAAAAAGCTGAAGATGCTTTCTGGGGATAA
- a CDS encoding Veg family protein, which translates to MSDAFTDVAKMKQIKQDIKDHEGQIVELTLENGRKREKNKQGRIVEVYQSLFIVEFEDPNNTFVESYTYSDILTEKILIHYLD; encoded by the coding sequence ATGAGCGATGCATTTACAGATGTTGCTAAGATGAAGCAAATCAAGCAAGATATTAAGGATCATGAGGGTCAAATTGTAGAGTTAACGCTTGAGAATGGCCGTAAACGTGAAAAGAATAAACAAGGGCGCATTGTGGAGGTTTACCAGTCACTCTTTATCGTTGAATTTGAAGATCCCAATAATACTTTTGTGGAATCTTATACTTACTCTGATATTTTAACAGAGAAGATTTTAATTCACTATTTGGATTAG
- a CDS encoding DHH family phosphoesterase codes for MKRFRFSTIHFVMIGIILFGALALVYRMFPMGFYAVFALFMSLLLLTTLFIYQKHSYEFSELEQIEYLNNQANSGLMALLDKMPVGVIKVRPDNNQVEWFNPFAELIFAQENGEFDQKKLREIINVGLDDERVYANFSGKRYAVSVDFEKGLFYFFDASTEYSATNSLIGSRPVIGIISVDNYDELEDTVTDSQISQVNSFLAQYVSDFCHDYGIYYRRGTMDRFYFFTDYAVLEKLIENKFSVIDTFREEAKKLDLGLTLSMGLAYGNENHHQIGQIALQNLNLAEVRGGDQVVVKENDESKQPLFFGGGSASSVKRTRTRTRAMMTAVSDKLKSVDAVFVVGHRNLDMDALGSAVGMQYFAQNIMNNAYTVYNPAEMAPDIERAIKRLKDENCSNLITVEEAKKMVTFQSLLIMVDHSKIGLTLDKDFYEQFTQVVVVDHHRRDADFPNNAALTYIESGASSASELVTELIQFQNDKHHKLNRIQSSLLMAGIMLDTKNFTSRVTSRTFDVASYLRTHGSDSLEIQQISATDFDDYRQINELILRGQKVEPHIVIACADKTKEYDTIIPSKAANTILDMAGIEAVFVVTQNIRGYVATSARSHSKVNVQRIMEEMGGGGHFNLAAAQVYNQTLEEVCAKLTDKIREEVKES; via the coding sequence ATGAAAAGATTTCGATTTTCGACAATTCACTTTGTCATGATAGGCATTATTTTATTTGGAGCATTAGCTCTTGTTTATCGCATGTTTCCAATGGGATTTTATGCAGTTTTTGCGTTGTTTATGAGCCTTTTATTGCTGACTACGTTGTTTATTTACCAAAAACATTCCTATGAATTTAGTGAATTAGAGCAGATTGAGTACCTAAACAACCAAGCTAATTCTGGCTTGATGGCACTGTTAGATAAGATGCCAGTTGGAGTTATTAAGGTTCGACCAGATAACAATCAAGTAGAGTGGTTCAATCCTTTTGCTGAGTTGATTTTTGCTCAGGAAAATGGTGAGTTTGATCAGAAAAAATTACGTGAAATTATCAATGTTGGTCTGGATGATGAGCGAGTTTATGCAAATTTTTCTGGTAAGAGGTACGCTGTATCTGTTGATTTTGAGAAAGGCTTATTTTACTTTTTTGATGCCTCTACAGAATATTCAGCAACCAATAGTTTGATTGGTAGTCGTCCGGTTATCGGGATTATATCGGTTGATAATTATGATGAGCTGGAAGATACTGTGACGGATTCACAGATCAGTCAGGTCAATTCGTTTTTGGCCCAGTATGTTTCAGATTTCTGTCATGATTATGGCATTTACTACCGTCGTGGGACGATGGATCGTTTCTATTTCTTTACGGATTATGCTGTTTTAGAGAAATTGATTGAGAATAAATTTTCTGTTATTGATACGTTTCGTGAAGAAGCTAAAAAGTTGGATCTTGGTTTAACTTTGAGTATGGGTTTGGCTTATGGCAATGAAAATCATCACCAAATTGGGCAAATTGCTCTTCAAAATCTCAACTTAGCCGAGGTTCGTGGTGGAGATCAGGTTGTTGTAAAGGAAAATGATGAGAGTAAGCAGCCACTGTTCTTTGGTGGTGGGTCAGCCTCATCGGTAAAACGGACTCGTACACGAACTCGTGCTATGATGACAGCGGTGTCAGATAAGCTCAAGTCGGTTGATGCTGTATTTGTGGTGGGCCATCGTAACCTAGATATGGATGCGCTGGGTTCAGCAGTTGGAATGCAGTACTTTGCTCAAAATATTATGAATAATGCCTATACTGTATATAATCCTGCAGAGATGGCACCAGATATTGAGCGTGCGATAAAAAGACTGAAGGATGAAAATTGTTCTAATTTGATAACCGTTGAGGAAGCTAAGAAGATGGTGACCTTTCAGTCCTTGTTAATCATGGTAGACCATTCGAAAATTGGTTTGACCTTGGATAAGGATTTTTATGAGCAATTTACACAGGTGGTGGTTGTAGACCACCATCGTCGAGATGCAGATTTTCCAAATAATGCTGCATTAACTTATATCGAAAGTGGAGCTAGTTCTGCTAGTGAGTTGGTGACAGAGTTGATCCAATTCCAAAATGATAAGCACCATAAATTAAATCGCATACAGTCCAGTTTGCTGATGGCAGGAATTATGCTAGATACCAAAAACTTTACATCTCGCGTGACGAGTCGGACTTTTGATGTGGCTAGCTATCTGCGGACACATGGTAGTGATAGTTTGGAGATTCAGCAAATTTCGGCAACAGATTTTGATGATTATCGTCAGATCAATGAGCTAATTTTGCGTGGACAAAAAGTTGAGCCACATATTGTTATCGCTTGTGCTGATAAAACTAAGGAGTATGATACAATTATTCCGAGTAAGGCAGCCAACACGATTTTGGATATGGCAGGGATTGAAGCAGTTTTTGTGGTGACGCAAAATATCAGAGGGTATGTAGCTACTTCTGCAAGGAGCCATAGCAAGGTTAATGTTCAGCGTATTATGGAAGAAATGGGCGGCGGAGGTCATTTTAACCTAGCAGCAGCTCAGGTTTACAATCAAACACTTGAAGAAGTCTGTGCAAAATTGACGGATAAGATCCGTGAAGAAGTAAAGGAAAGTTAG
- the mnmG gene encoding tRNA uridine-5-carboxymethylaminomethyl(34) synthesis enzyme MnmG, with product MTYTFAENYDVIVIGAGHAGVEAGLAASRMGCKTLLATINLDMVAFMPCNPSIGGSAKGIVVREIDALGGEMGRNIDKTYIQMKMLNMGKGPAVRALRAQADKAEYAAEMKRTVERQDNLTLRQTMIDEILVEDGKVVGVRTATNQLFSAKTIVVTTGTALRGEIIIGDLKYSSGPNNSLASITLADNLKELGLEIGRFKTGTPPRLNARSINYEETEIQPGDEKPNHFSFLSKDDDYLQEQVPCWLTYTNEKSHEIINSNLHRAPMFSGIVKGIGPRYCPSIEDKIVRFADKDRHQLFLEPEGRNTDEIYVQGLSTSLPEDVQQDLIHSIKGLENAQMMRTGYAIEYDMIMPHQLRATLETKKISGLFTAGQTNGTSGYEEAAGQGIIAGINAALKVQGKPELILKRSDGYIGVMIDDLVTKGTVEPYRLLTSRAEYRLILRHDNADMRLTEIGRQVGLVDDDRWRVFQIHKNKFDNEMKRLDSIKLKPIKEINEKVVAMGFKPLTDALTAKEFMRRPDVTYADVVAFIGPAAEVLDAKTIELIETEVKYEGYIAKAMDQVEKMKRMEEKRIPVDIDWDDIDSIATEARQKFKLISPETIGQASRISGVNPVDISILMVYLEGRSRSISKKKLKDSQ from the coding sequence ATGACTTACACATTTGCTGAAAATTATGATGTTATTGTGATTGGAGCAGGTCATGCTGGTGTAGAGGCAGGTCTGGCAGCTAGTCGTATGGGATGTAAGACCCTGCTTGCGACTATCAATCTGGATATGGTGGCATTCATGCCTTGTAACCCATCTATTGGTGGATCTGCCAAGGGAATTGTGGTACGTGAAATCGATGCTCTTGGTGGTGAGATGGGACGGAATATTGACAAGACTTATATTCAAATGAAAATGCTCAACATGGGTAAGGGACCGGCTGTTCGAGCTTTACGCGCTCAGGCAGATAAGGCTGAGTATGCGGCAGAGATGAAACGAACAGTGGAGCGTCAGGATAATCTGACTCTGCGTCAAACCATGATCGATGAGATTTTGGTGGAAGATGGCAAGGTAGTTGGCGTTCGGACTGCGACCAATCAGCTATTTTCTGCTAAGACGATTGTTGTGACAACTGGTACGGCACTGCGTGGTGAGATTATTATTGGAGATCTCAAATATTCGTCAGGACCAAATAATAGTTTGGCCTCGATTACACTGGCAGATAATCTAAAAGAGTTGGGGTTGGAAATCGGTCGTTTCAAGACAGGAACGCCACCACGCCTCAATGCTCGGAGTATTAATTACGAAGAAACTGAAATTCAACCAGGTGATGAAAAGCCAAACCACTTTTCTTTCTTGTCCAAAGATGACGACTACCTCCAAGAGCAAGTCCCTTGTTGGTTGACCTATACCAATGAGAAAAGCCATGAGATTATTAACAGTAACCTTCATCGGGCGCCTATGTTTTCAGGGATTGTCAAAGGAATCGGGCCGCGTTACTGTCCATCCATTGAAGACAAGATTGTCCGTTTTGCTGATAAGGATCGTCATCAGCTTTTCTTAGAACCAGAAGGCCGTAATACAGATGAAATCTATGTGCAAGGTCTTTCTACTAGTCTGCCAGAAGATGTTCAACAGGACTTGATTCACTCTATTAAAGGGTTGGAAAATGCCCAAATGATGCGGACAGGTTATGCTATTGAGTACGATATGATTATGCCTCACCAGTTGCGTGCAACGCTTGAAACTAAGAAAATTTCGGGTCTCTTTACAGCGGGGCAAACCAATGGAACATCAGGCTATGAAGAAGCGGCAGGTCAGGGGATTATTGCAGGGATCAATGCTGCTCTAAAGGTGCAAGGTAAGCCAGAACTCATCTTGAAACGAAGCGATGGGTATATAGGGGTCATGATTGACGATTTAGTGACCAAGGGAACAGTAGAACCTTACCGTCTCTTGACAAGTCGTGCTGAGTATCGTTTGATTTTGCGGCATGACAATGCGGATATGCGTTTGACAGAAATCGGTCGGCAAGTAGGTTTGGTGGACGATGATCGTTGGCGAGTATTTCAAATTCACAAAAATAAGTTTGATAATGAGATGAAACGCTTGGATTCTATTAAACTCAAGCCAATTAAAGAAATCAATGAAAAAGTTGTTGCCATGGGCTTTAAGCCGTTGACAGATGCATTGACAGCCAAGGAGTTCATGCGTCGACCAGACGTGACTTATGCTGATGTGGTAGCCTTTATAGGTCCTGCAGCAGAGGTTCTGGATGCTAAGACTATTGAACTGATTGAGACAGAGGTCAAGTATGAGGGATACATTGCCAAAGCCATGGATCAGGTTGAAAAGATGAAACGTATGGAGGAAAAACGCATTCCGGTTGATATTGATTGGGATGATATTGATTCCATTGCGACAGAAGCGCGTCAAAAATTCAAGTTAATCTCTCCAGAAACTATTGGGCAAGCCAGTCGGATTTCAGGGGTTAATCCAGTGGATATTTCTATCCTTATGGTCTACCTTGAAGGGCGTAGTCGCTCCATTTCGAAGAAGAAGTTAAAAGACAGTCAATAA